One Egicoccus halophilus genomic region harbors:
- a CDS encoding SGNH/GDSL hydrolase family protein, with protein MNGRDQGGAWRRYVAIGDSTTEGMDDPWPDPPGTPGGTGAYRGWADRFAVHLDVARGGGLEYANLAVRGRTTAAIRAEQVGPALALRPHLVTVVSGMNDLLRPGLDLAEVGDDLHAMQVAFIRTGATVVSFTLPDLGTVLPLARPLRRRLLALNDHIRDASDRSGALLLDLAAWPVANDPRLWSADRLHANGAGHERIAAALAHRVGLPGATAAWQQPLPPPPSRPRGEVLAAEWSWTRRHLGPWLLRRLRRRSSGDGITAKRPRPLPVTRD; from the coding sequence GTGAACGGTCGCGACCAGGGAGGCGCGTGGCGGCGCTACGTCGCCATCGGCGACAGCACCACCGAGGGCATGGACGATCCCTGGCCCGACCCACCCGGTACGCCCGGTGGGACGGGCGCCTACCGGGGTTGGGCCGACCGCTTCGCCGTGCATCTCGACGTCGCCCGCGGTGGTGGGCTCGAGTACGCCAACCTGGCGGTGCGCGGCCGCACCACCGCGGCGATCCGGGCCGAGCAGGTGGGGCCGGCGCTCGCCCTGCGGCCGCACCTGGTGACCGTCGTGTCGGGCATGAACGACCTGCTGCGCCCCGGCCTCGACCTGGCCGAGGTCGGTGACGACCTGCACGCGATGCAGGTGGCGTTCATCCGCACGGGGGCGACCGTGGTGAGCTTCACGCTGCCGGACCTCGGCACCGTGCTCCCCCTGGCCCGCCCGTTGCGGCGACGCCTGCTCGCCCTCAACGACCACATCCGGGACGCCAGCGACCGGTCCGGTGCCCTGCTGCTCGATCTGGCCGCCTGGCCGGTCGCCAACGACCCGCGGCTGTGGAGCGCGGACCGGTTGCACGCCAACGGTGCCGGCCACGAGCGCATCGCCGCCGCCCTCGCCCACCGCGTCGGACTCCCGGGGGCGACCGCTGCCTGGCAGCAGCCGCTCCCGCCACCGCCGTCGCGCCCACGAGGAGAGGTGCTGGCGGCCGAATGGAGCTGGACACGGCGCCACCTCGGCCCCTGGCTGCTGCGACGGCTGCGCAGGCGCTCGTCCGGGGACGGGATCACCGCCAAGCGCCCGCGACCGCTGCCGGTCACGCGAGACTGA
- a CDS encoding carbohydrate ABC transporter permease: protein MSTATAPDTETGSTAAPSPTGTKSSDSGWFVRIAVIAIVAIWLVPTVGLFISSFRTREYINAEGWWTAFVRPFAENQWTIDNYATVLGQARGFGAAFVNSLAVTIPATIIPITIALFAAYAFSWMQFKGRYLLFVGVVALIAVPLHVALIPVLRLYQSGMEVFGITIFPALQLQGSFPAMWLAHTGFGLPLAIYLLRNYVGSLPSSIIESARVDGASHMQIFTRLIVPLSVPAIAAFATLQFLWVWNDLLVALVFLGGTPDVRVLQVALADLQGAFGQNRHILPAAAFVTMALPMVVFFSLQRFFVRGLTAGAVKG from the coding sequence ATGAGCACCGCCACCGCCCCGGACACGGAGACCGGCTCGACCGCCGCGCCGAGCCCCACCGGCACGAAGTCCTCCGACAGCGGCTGGTTCGTGCGCATCGCCGTGATCGCCATCGTCGCGATCTGGCTGGTACCGACCGTCGGCCTGTTCATCTCGTCGTTCCGCACCCGGGAGTACATCAACGCCGAGGGCTGGTGGACCGCCTTCGTCCGCCCCTTCGCCGAGAACCAGTGGACGATCGACAACTACGCCACCGTGCTCGGCCAGGCCCGCGGGTTCGGGGCTGCCTTCGTCAACAGCCTCGCGGTGACCATCCCGGCGACGATCATCCCGATCACCATCGCGCTGTTCGCCGCCTACGCCTTCTCCTGGATGCAGTTCAAGGGCCGCTACCTGCTGTTCGTGGGAGTCGTCGCCCTGATCGCGGTGCCGCTGCACGTGGCGCTGATCCCGGTCCTGCGCCTGTACCAGAGCGGGATGGAGGTGTTCGGCATCACGATCTTCCCGGCGCTGCAACTGCAGGGCAGTTTCCCGGCCATGTGGCTGGCCCACACGGGCTTCGGCCTCCCGCTGGCGATCTACCTGCTGCGCAACTACGTCGGTTCGCTGCCGTCCTCGATCATCGAGTCGGCACGGGTCGACGGCGCCTCGCACATGCAGATCTTCACCCGGCTGATCGTGCCGCTGTCCGTGCCGGCGATCGCCGCGTTCGCGACCCTGCAGTTCCTGTGGGTCTGGAACGACCTGCTCGTCGCCCTGGTGTTCCTCGGCGGCACCCCGGACGTGCGGGTGCTGCAGGTGGCGTTGGCCGACCTGCAGGGCGCCTTCGGACAGAACCGGCACATCCTGCCCGCGGCGGCGTTCGTGACCATGGCGCTGCCGATGGTCGTGTTCTTCTCCCTGCAGCGCTTCTTCGTCCGTGGCCTGACCGCAGGGGCCGTGAAGGGGTAG
- a CDS encoding carbohydrate ABC transporter permease has protein sequence MTTTPPPPTTQVEDEDTDASPVVPGQASDPKKLAIGIGLLVLTAFIALTAFEWMRTTEANRAFVVAVALLVGVVGVFAMFLLLDRVTDGLPLRLQETVRPWMYVGPALVLLGIFLLYPAIRTIILGFQGPNGTDFVGAGNFANIWSDGSLRRSVVNTLMWMIVVPALAVSIGLVFAVLADRLRRGESLAKSLIFLPMAISFVGASVVWGFVYDFQAFGNQTGLLNGLMVALGRDPVAWTSVYPWNNFFLMIIMVWMQTGFAMVILSAAIKGVPEDIIEAARIDGASELQVFARIIVPSIMSAIVVVTTTMIINVLKIFDIVWVMTGGRDGTEVIAERMIRWSFTFRDQGQGAAIATMLFVLVIPVMVWNVKRFRAEEEIR, from the coding sequence GTGACGACGACACCCCCACCACCGACCACCCAGGTGGAGGACGAGGACACCGACGCCTCACCGGTCGTACCGGGTCAGGCGTCCGATCCGAAGAAGCTCGCGATCGGGATCGGCCTGCTGGTCCTGACCGCCTTCATCGCGTTGACGGCCTTCGAGTGGATGCGCACGACCGAGGCCAACCGCGCCTTCGTGGTCGCCGTCGCACTGCTGGTGGGCGTCGTCGGCGTGTTCGCGATGTTCCTGCTGCTCGACCGGGTCACCGACGGCCTCCCGCTGCGTCTGCAGGAGACGGTGCGACCCTGGATGTACGTGGGCCCGGCGCTGGTGCTGCTCGGGATCTTCCTGCTCTATCCGGCCATCCGGACCATCATCCTCGGCTTCCAGGGCCCGAACGGCACCGATTTCGTCGGTGCCGGCAACTTCGCCAACATCTGGAGCGACGGTTCCCTGCGACGCTCGGTCGTCAACACGCTGATGTGGATGATCGTCGTCCCCGCGCTCGCCGTCAGCATCGGCCTGGTCTTCGCCGTGCTCGCCGACCGACTCCGCCGGGGCGAGTCGCTGGCGAAGTCGCTCATCTTCCTGCCGATGGCGATCTCGTTCGTGGGCGCCAGCGTCGTGTGGGGCTTCGTCTACGACTTCCAGGCCTTCGGCAACCAGACGGGCCTGCTGAACGGGCTGATGGTCGCCCTCGGTCGCGACCCGGTCGCGTGGACCTCGGTCTATCCCTGGAACAACTTCTTCCTGATGATCATCATGGTCTGGATGCAGACCGGCTTCGCCATGGTGATCCTCTCGGCGGCGATCAAGGGCGTTCCCGAGGACATCATCGAGGCCGCACGGATCGACGGGGCCAGCGAACTGCAGGTCTTCGCCCGCATCATCGTGCCCTCGATCATGTCGGCGATCGTGGTGGTCACGACCACGATGATCATCAACGTGCTCAAGATCTTCGACATCGTGTGGGTCATGACCGGTGGCCGTGACGGCACCGAGGTCATCGCCGAGCGCATGATCCGGTGGTCGTTCACCTTCCGCGACCAGGGACAGGGCGCGGCCATCGCCACGATGCTGTTCGTGCTCGTCATCCCGGTCATGGTCTGGAACGTCAAGCGCTTCCGCGCCGAGGAGGAGATCCGATGA
- a CDS encoding ABC transporter substrate-binding protein has protein sequence MRHSKRLAAAMAASALVLAACGGDGDGETATGNGNGNGNGGEEGGDELAGTEVSIFGAPTSVEGDAINAVIQEYFNEPTGANAVYEGSDQFESQIQIRVDGGNPPDIAIYPQPGAVVDQAEQGNAISLESMGFDIADLEERFGEYLISLGEYEGEHYGIPTNVNYKSLVWYNVPVFEAEGYEIPETWDDLIALSEQMVADGYTPWAIGTGSDDATGWPATDWMEDIVLRQAGTDVYDGWVENEVAFDDPEIVGAAETFDEILSGEGFVVGGRQAIPDIDFRDAPAAIIGDEPDALLHRQASFITNFFPDGAEFNTDYGVFPFPSIDGNDGALIAGELAVVFEDRPEVREFIEVFTGEEAQCAQGSFAEVARISPNVNTTADCYEDEVVATAADNTLTALREGTARFDASDLMPPQVGSGSFWTAMNEWMRGGDIESLFADVENSWPAD, from the coding sequence ATGCGTCATTCGAAGAGGTTGGCCGCGGCGATGGCCGCGTCCGCGCTTGTGCTCGCCGCCTGTGGTGGCGACGGTGACGGGGAGACGGCGACCGGCAACGGCAACGGCAACGGCAATGGCGGCGAAGAGGGCGGCGACGAGCTCGCCGGCACCGAGGTGTCCATCTTCGGCGCGCCGACCAGCGTCGAGGGTGACGCGATCAACGCCGTCATCCAGGAGTACTTCAACGAGCCGACCGGCGCCAACGCCGTCTACGAGGGCTCGGACCAGTTCGAGTCGCAGATCCAGATCCGCGTCGACGGGGGCAACCCGCCCGACATCGCGATCTACCCGCAGCCCGGTGCGGTCGTCGACCAGGCCGAGCAGGGCAACGCCATCTCGCTCGAGTCGATGGGCTTCGACATCGCCGACCTCGAGGAGCGTTTCGGCGAGTACCTGATCTCGCTCGGCGAGTACGAGGGCGAGCACTACGGCATCCCGACCAACGTCAACTACAAGTCGTTGGTCTGGTACAACGTCCCGGTCTTCGAGGCCGAGGGGTACGAGATCCCGGAGACCTGGGACGACCTGATCGCCCTCTCCGAGCAGATGGTCGCCGACGGCTACACGCCCTGGGCGATCGGGACCGGCTCCGACGACGCCACCGGATGGCCCGCCACGGACTGGATGGAGGACATCGTCCTGCGCCAGGCCGGCACCGACGTCTACGACGGTTGGGTCGAGAACGAGGTGGCCTTCGACGACCCGGAGATCGTCGGGGCCGCGGAGACCTTCGACGAGATCCTCTCCGGTGAGGGCTTCGTCGTCGGCGGCCGCCAGGCCATCCCCGACATCGACTTCCGCGACGCACCCGCCGCCATCATCGGTGACGAGCCCGACGCCCTGCTGCACCGGCAGGCGTCCTTCATCACCAACTTCTTCCCCGACGGGGCGGAGTTCAACACCGACTACGGCGTCTTCCCGTTCCCGAGCATCGACGGCAACGACGGCGCGCTGATCGCCGGTGAGCTGGCGGTCGTCTTCGAGGACCGTCCCGAGGTGCGCGAGTTCATCGAGGTGTTCACCGGCGAGGAGGCCCAGTGCGCCCAGGGCAGCTTCGCCGAGGTCGCCCGCATCTCGCCGAACGTCAACACCACGGCGGACTGCTACGAGGACGAGGTCGTCGCGACCGCGGCCGACAACACCCTGACCGCTCTGCGTGAGGGCACGGCGCGCTTCGACGCCTCGGACCTCATGCCGCCGCAGGTCGGCTCCGGGTCGTTCTGGACCGCCATGAACGAGTGGATGCGCGGCGGCGACATCGAGTCGCTGTTCGCCGACGTGGAGAACAGCTGGCCGGCCGACTGA
- a CDS encoding GH1 family beta-glucosidase, with product MTFDADRLPGLRFGVATSSYQIEGATDVDGRGDSIWDVFGRVPGAIADGDTGEPGCDHYHRLEEDLDLLAWLGVDAYRFSIAWPRVLPDGQRLEPRGLAFYDRLVDGLLARGITPLATLYHWDLPQALETAGGWAQRSIVDAFATYARIVTEHLGDRVRDWSTLNEPWCSAFLGYDVGVHAPGVRSPRRAVAATHHLLLAHGRGSRVMREVLGDGANIGIVLNPAPVRPASDAAEDHAAAALGDAIRNRVWTDPLFRGIYPDEVLAAWEPIADLPALHRDGDLEEIAAPVDLLGLNYYTPVYIGARSQGHDGGTPAGPGQDELVELPGPEPTSEMGWTIDASGLYDLLVRLHADYGVPMAITETGGAFPDVPDAEGRVDDHDRISYLDRHLEAFAQAAQDGVDLRAFYVWTLLDNFEWAEGYKRTFGIVRVDRDTLERTPKASAHWYRELLASRSGSAPR from the coding sequence ATGACGTTCGACGCCGACCGCCTGCCCGGCCTGCGCTTCGGGGTCGCGACCTCGAGCTACCAGATCGAGGGTGCCACCGACGTCGACGGACGGGGGGACTCCATCTGGGACGTCTTCGGACGCGTCCCCGGTGCGATCGCCGACGGCGACACCGGCGAGCCGGGCTGCGACCACTACCACCGGCTCGAGGAGGACCTCGACCTGCTGGCGTGGCTCGGGGTCGACGCCTACCGGTTCTCGATCGCCTGGCCGCGCGTGCTGCCCGACGGTCAGCGGCTCGAGCCGCGCGGCCTGGCGTTCTACGACCGTCTCGTCGACGGGCTGCTGGCGCGCGGGATCACCCCCCTGGCGACCCTGTACCACTGGGACCTCCCGCAGGCGCTCGAGACGGCCGGCGGCTGGGCACAGCGGTCGATCGTCGACGCGTTCGCGACCTATGCCCGCATCGTCACCGAGCACCTCGGCGACCGGGTGCGCGACTGGTCGACGCTCAACGAACCCTGGTGCTCCGCCTTCCTCGGCTACGACGTCGGCGTCCACGCACCGGGCGTGCGCAGCCCCCGTCGTGCCGTCGCCGCGACCCATCATCTCCTGCTCGCCCACGGCCGCGGGTCGCGGGTCATGCGCGAGGTGCTCGGCGACGGGGCGAACATCGGCATCGTGCTCAACCCGGCTCCGGTGCGTCCCGCCTCCGACGCGGCCGAGGACCACGCCGCCGCGGCGCTCGGCGACGCGATCCGCAACCGCGTCTGGACCGATCCGTTGTTCCGTGGGATCTATCCCGACGAGGTCCTCGCCGCCTGGGAGCCCATCGCCGACCTGCCCGCCCTGCACCGCGACGGTGACCTCGAGGAGATCGCCGCCCCCGTCGACCTGCTCGGCCTCAACTACTACACGCCGGTCTACATCGGTGCACGCAGCCAAGGCCACGACGGTGGGACGCCCGCCGGCCCCGGACAGGACGAACTCGTCGAACTGCCCGGCCCGGAGCCCACCAGCGAGATGGGCTGGACGATCGACGCCAGCGGCCTGTACGACCTGCTCGTGCGTCTGCACGCCGACTACGGCGTGCCCATGGCGATCACCGAGACCGGCGGGGCGTTCCCCGACGTCCCCGACGCCGAGGGCCGCGTCGACGACCACGACCGCATCAGCTACCTCGACCGCCACCTCGAGGCCTTCGCACAGGCGGCCCAGGACGGCGTCGACCTGCGGGCGTTCTACGTCTGGACGCTGCTCGACAACTTCGAGTGGGCCGAGGGGTACAAGCGCACGTTCGGCATCGTGCGGGTCGACCGGGACACGCTCGAGCGCACGCCGAAGGCCTCCGCGCACTGGTACCGCGAGCTGCTGGCGTCCCGGTCGGGTTCGGCTCCGCGGTGA
- a CDS encoding LacI family DNA-binding transcriptional regulator, whose product MSQPPTPRPTAPTLQEVARAAGVSRSTVSRVVTGSPRVSAEARRAVEEAVARLGYVPNRAARSLATRRTGTIALVVREPESRVFDEPFFAGIVRAVSSAVARTELQLVLLLAAADPQLDPDGSRERDRIERYLTGGHADGALLLSLHGDDPLPQRLHAHGVPVVLGGRPIDDQLPVSWVDVDNLGGAELATTHLLAGGRRHVGALAGPPDMVAARDRLTGFRRARAAAGLPEAPTLEAVGDFTREGGARAMRTLLAREPDLDGVVAASDLAAVGALQALAAVGRRVPEDVAVVGFDDSLVAASAQPPLTTVRQPIDQMGGRLVELLCARLAGESAPRHVVLPTELVVRHST is encoded by the coding sequence GTGAGCCAGCCGCCCACGCCGCGCCCGACCGCCCCGACGCTGCAGGAGGTCGCCCGGGCGGCGGGGGTGTCGCGCTCGACCGTCAGCCGCGTCGTCACCGGCTCCCCCCGCGTGTCGGCGGAGGCGCGTCGGGCGGTCGAGGAGGCGGTGGCGCGACTCGGCTACGTGCCCAACCGCGCCGCCCGCTCGTTGGCCACCCGCCGGACCGGCACCATCGCGCTCGTGGTACGCGAACCGGAGTCGCGCGTCTTCGACGAGCCGTTCTTCGCCGGCATCGTCCGAGCCGTCAGCAGCGCGGTCGCCCGCACCGAGCTGCAACTCGTGCTGCTGCTCGCCGCCGCCGATCCGCAGCTCGACCCCGACGGCTCCCGCGAGCGCGACCGCATCGAGCGCTATCTCACCGGCGGCCACGCCGACGGTGCCCTGCTGCTCTCGCTGCACGGCGACGACCCACTGCCGCAGCGGCTGCACGCGCACGGCGTGCCGGTCGTGCTCGGTGGTCGGCCGATCGACGACCAGTTGCCCGTGTCCTGGGTCGACGTCGACAACCTCGGCGGTGCCGAGCTCGCCACGACCCACCTGCTCGCCGGCGGCCGCCGGCACGTCGGTGCGCTCGCCGGCCCGCCCGACATGGTGGCCGCACGCGACCGGCTGACCGGCTTCCGTCGCGCCCGGGCCGCGGCCGGCCTGCCCGAGGCGCCGACGCTCGAGGCCGTCGGGGACTTCACCCGCGAGGGCGGGGCGCGGGCCATGAGGACGCTGCTCGCGCGCGAACCCGACCTCGACGGCGTGGTGGCGGCCTCCGACCTCGCGGCCGTCGGTGCCCTGCAGGCGCTGGCGGCCGTTGGCCGGCGGGTGCCCGAGGACGTGGCCGTGGTCGGGTTCGACGACTCGCTGGTCGCCGCCTCCGCCCAGCCGCCGCTGACCACGGTCCGGCAGCCGATCGACCAGATGGGTGGTCGCCTGGTCGAGCTGCTGTGCGCCCGCCTGGCCGGCGAGTCCGCGCCCCGGCACGTCGTGCTGCCCACCGAGCTCGTCGTCCGCCACTCGACCTGA
- a CDS encoding acetyl-CoA C-acetyltransferase — MHARPAAILGGNRTPFGRQHGPYARASNSDLLTAALEGLVARFGLAGQRAGEVVAGAVLKHSRDFNLTREVVLGSSLDSATPAYDVQMACGTGLETTINVANKIALGQIEWGVAGGSDTASDAPVALNEDLRRVLLDLNAARTLQQRLQVLARLRPGQLVPDLPRNAEPRTGLSMGEHAAVTADRWGISREAQDELAVTSHVNLAAAYDRGFLDDLVTPFLGLERDQNLRPDTSVEKLAKLRPVFGTDTLGEAATMTAGNSTPLSDGASTVLLGSDEWAAAQGLPVLAHLTHAETAAVDHVHGDGDGEPEGLLMAPVHAVPRMLDRAGLTLQDFDVYEIHEAFASTVLTTLAAWEDETYCRERLGRDAALGSIDRGKLNVTGSSLATGHPFAATGGRIVSTAAKLLHERGGGRALISICAAGGNGVVAILEKQED; from the coding sequence ATGCACGCGCGCCCCGCCGCCATCCTCGGTGGCAACCGCACCCCGTTCGGCCGGCAGCACGGCCCGTACGCCCGGGCCAGCAACAGCGACCTGCTCACGGCCGCACTCGAGGGGCTGGTGGCCCGCTTCGGGCTCGCCGGGCAGCGCGCCGGCGAGGTGGTCGCCGGCGCGGTGCTCAAGCACAGCCGCGACTTCAACCTCACGCGCGAGGTCGTGCTCGGGTCGTCGCTCGACTCGGCGACGCCGGCCTACGACGTCCAGATGGCGTGCGGCACCGGGCTCGAGACGACGATCAACGTGGCCAACAAGATCGCCCTCGGGCAGATCGAGTGGGGCGTCGCGGGAGGCTCGGACACGGCCAGCGACGCCCCCGTCGCGCTCAACGAGGACCTGCGTCGCGTGCTGCTCGACCTCAACGCCGCCCGCACGCTGCAGCAGCGGCTGCAGGTGCTGGCCCGGTTGCGGCCCGGACAGCTGGTACCCGACCTGCCACGCAACGCCGAACCGCGCACCGGGCTGTCGATGGGGGAGCACGCGGCCGTCACCGCCGACCGCTGGGGGATCTCCCGCGAGGCCCAGGACGAGCTGGCGGTCACCAGCCACGTCAACCTTGCCGCGGCCTACGACCGTGGCTTCCTCGACGACCTCGTCACCCCGTTCCTCGGCCTCGAACGCGACCAGAACCTGCGGCCCGACACGTCGGTGGAGAAGCTCGCGAAGCTCCGGCCGGTGTTCGGCACGGACACGCTGGGGGAGGCGGCCACGATGACGGCCGGCAACTCGACGCCGCTGTCCGACGGCGCCTCCACGGTGCTGCTCGGCTCCGACGAGTGGGCCGCCGCGCAGGGGCTACCGGTGCTCGCCCACCTCACCCACGCCGAGACCGCCGCGGTCGACCACGTGCACGGTGACGGCGACGGGGAGCCCGAGGGGCTGCTGATGGCGCCCGTCCACGCCGTGCCGCGCATGCTCGACAGGGCGGGGCTGACGCTGCAGGACTTCGACGTCTACGAGATCCACGAGGCCTTCGCCTCGACCGTGCTCACCACGCTGGCGGCGTGGGAGGACGAGACCTACTGCCGCGAGCGGCTCGGTCGCGACGCCGCGCTGGGATCGATCGACCGTGGCAAGCTCAACGTCACCGGCTCGTCGCTGGCGACCGGGCACCCGTTCGCCGCCACCGGCGGCCGCATCGTCTCCACGGCCGCCAAGCTGTTGCACGAGCGCGGTGGCGGCCGTGCGTTGATCTCCATCTGCGCCGCCGGCGGCAACGGCGTCGTCGCCATCCTCGAGAAGCAGGAGGACTGA
- a CDS encoding 3-oxoacyl-ACP reductase, which produces MPDRYQQLVTSSVGRQVADALSLPVPQPLRRYAPGQPLLEHPALVGAAAGGRLLDAVLGVLTDADADVHREPHEDETVRYGALVFDASGIDDSARLRELYTFFAAAIRRTAPNARLLVLAGATDEGSVRRRTAQRAIEGFTRSLGKELRQGSTCNLVRIAEGAEHEATSTLAFLLSARSAFVAGQVVTLRPSAGGEIVVDDPARPHTGRVALVTGAAQGIGASMAAVLARDGAHVVCADVPAQGEALARVANHVGGSTLHLDVTAEGAPQALVDHLRERHGGVDVVVHNAGITRDKTLAGMDDARWDAVLEVNLVSQERLDEALLDADLLRPGGRIVGVSSIGGIAGNRGQTNYGASKAGVIGRVEALADELADRDATSNAVAPGFIETAMTERMPVGVREAGRRMNSLNQGGRPVDVAEAVSWLADVRSGAVNGQVVRVCGQSLLGA; this is translated from the coding sequence GTGCCCGATCGCTACCAACAACTGGTCACCTCGTCGGTCGGCCGCCAGGTCGCCGACGCGCTGAGCCTGCCCGTGCCCCAGCCGCTGCGCCGGTACGCGCCCGGGCAGCCGCTGCTCGAGCACCCGGCCCTGGTCGGTGCGGCCGCGGGCGGGCGGCTGCTCGACGCGGTCCTCGGCGTCCTCACCGACGCCGACGCCGACGTCCACCGCGAGCCGCACGAGGACGAGACGGTCCGCTACGGCGCACTGGTGTTCGACGCCAGCGGCATCGACGACAGCGCGCGGCTGCGCGAGCTGTACACCTTCTTCGCCGCCGCGATCCGTCGTACCGCCCCCAACGCCCGGTTGCTCGTACTCGCGGGCGCGACCGACGAGGGCAGCGTGCGGCGACGCACCGCCCAGCGCGCCATCGAGGGCTTCACCCGCTCGCTCGGCAAGGAGCTGCGGCAGGGCTCGACCTGCAACCTCGTGCGCATCGCCGAGGGCGCCGAGCACGAGGCCACCTCGACGCTGGCGTTCCTGCTCTCGGCGCGCTCGGCGTTCGTCGCCGGCCAGGTCGTGACGCTGCGACCGAGTGCCGGCGGCGAGATCGTCGTGGACGACCCCGCGCGGCCCCACACCGGACGCGTCGCGCTGGTCACCGGCGCGGCGCAGGGCATCGGCGCCTCGATGGCCGCCGTCCTGGCCCGTGACGGTGCCCACGTCGTGTGCGCCGACGTCCCGGCCCAGGGCGAGGCGCTCGCCCGGGTCGCCAACCACGTCGGCGGCAGCACGCTGCACCTCGACGTCACCGCCGAGGGCGCCCCGCAGGCGCTCGTCGACCACCTGCGCGAGCGGCACGGCGGCGTCGACGTCGTGGTCCACAACGCCGGCATCACGCGGGACAAGACGCTGGCCGGCATGGACGACGCCCGCTGGGACGCGGTCCTCGAGGTCAACCTCGTCAGCCAGGAGCGGCTCGACGAGGCGCTGCTCGACGCCGACCTGCTGCGCCCCGGTGGGCGCATCGTCGGCGTGTCGTCCATCGGTGGGATCGCCGGCAACCGGGGGCAGACCAACTACGGCGCCTCGAAGGCCGGCGTCATCGGCCGCGTGGAGGCGCTGGCGGACGAGCTCGCCGACCGGGACGCGACCAGCAACGCCGTCGCGCCCGGGTTCATCGAGACGGCGATGACCGAGCGCATGCCCGTCGGGGTGCGCGAGGCCGGCCGACGGATGAACAGCCTCAACCAGGGTGGCCGACCCGTCGACGTCGCCGAGGCCGTCTCGTGGCTCGCCGACGTGCGCTCGGGCGCCGTCAACGGTCAGGTCGTGCGGGTCTGCGGCCAGTCGCTGCTGGGGGCTTGA
- a CDS encoding MaoC/PaaZ C-terminal domain-containing protein — MADTPRDDVVELPALPGLGRLYARSLAGLAGLAGRSGDTLPERTLVVSDVVVDRRHVADYTAVCGFGLADAVPPTYPHLLAFPLAVQLMAARDFPFALPGLVHVAQHVHQRTSIRVGDRLELRVRARHLRPHRRGRQFDVLVEIERDGEPVWNASSTYLRRGSTGTDGPGGTDGPGDTDGPGRTEGATSTDGPAPADTTSEPGPADGTPPPTAVWRLEGGLGRRYAAVSGDRNPIHLHPLTARLGGFSRPIAHGMWTAARCVAAVAERPAGPVRLDVDFRQPVLLPATVALHTTRTDDGWRFTLRDRSGRRRHLTGSLALPSGASA; from the coding sequence ATGGCCGACACGCCGCGCGACGACGTGGTCGAGCTGCCGGCCCTGCCCGGGCTCGGCCGGCTCTACGCCCGCTCCCTGGCCGGCCTGGCCGGCCTGGCCGGCCGCAGCGGCGACACGCTGCCCGAGCGGACGCTGGTGGTGTCCGACGTCGTGGTCGACCGCCGACACGTCGCCGACTACACGGCCGTCTGCGGCTTCGGGCTCGCCGACGCGGTCCCGCCGACCTACCCGCATCTGTTGGCGTTCCCGCTCGCGGTCCAGTTGATGGCGGCGCGGGACTTCCCCTTCGCCCTGCCCGGGCTGGTCCACGTGGCCCAACACGTCCATCAGCGCACCTCCATCCGTGTCGGGGATCGCCTCGAGCTCCGGGTGCGCGCCCGGCACCTGCGACCACACCGACGGGGCCGGCAGTTCGACGTCCTGGTCGAGATCGAGCGCGACGGCGAACCGGTGTGGAACGCCAGCAGCACCTACCTGCGTCGCGGATCCACCGGCACGGACGGTCCGGGCGGCACGGACGGTCCGGGCGACACGGACGGTCCGGGCCGCACGGAAGGAGCCACCAGCACGGACGGCCCCGCTCCCGCCGACACGACGAGCGAGCCCGGTCCGGCCGACGGCACACCACCGCCGACGGCCGTGTGGCGCCTCGAGGGTGGCCTCGGCCGCCGGTACGCCGCAGTGTCCGGCGACCGCAACCCCATCCACCTGCACCCGCTGACCGCGCGCCTGGGCGGCTTCTCCCGACCGATCGCGCACGGCATGTGGACCGCCGCCCGCTGTGTCGCCGCCGTGGCGGAGCGCCCGGCCGGTCCGGTCCGCCTCGACGTCGACTTCCGACAGCCCGTCCTGCTGCCTGCCACCGTCGCGCTGCACACCACGCGTACGGACGACGGCTGGCGTTTCACCCTGCGCGACCGGTCCGGCCGGAGACGGCATCTGACCGGGTCGCTCGCCCTCCCGTCAGGAGCATCCGCATGA